CAaacatttcaatttgtttATGCCCGTGCCACGGTGCCCGTTCCTTGGTCGAGTTTTCTTTGGAGATATCAAATTGCGGGCATTTGTCACTAGGAGCGGGACACTGCGCCCCAAGTCAcctataaattaaagacttgTTAGACAGTCTGAGTCCTCTTTTGTCCTTTACTTGGCTCCGCTGATAAGCAGGTCCAAGCCCACAATTGCCCCATAACTAATTGTTGTCACCCGATAGTCGATAACATTAGAAAACTGTCAGAGGAGCGATTATCTCTGTAATTAGAGATTTATCAGCACTGACTAGAAATGACATTTCAAGTTCTCAACCTTTTCAACCTCTGCAACAAATCACGGTCAAATTTGgcgaaaaaatataacaaacaatattaaaaatggATTTGGACCCTGATCTTATTTGGCAGATGGGCGATAGTATGCTGATGGACCTGAATACCACCAATGCCTATAATCGTCTTTTGAATCGTTGCAAGAAAATCTTCAAAGATAAGGTAGGCTTTCTTCAAAAGTTAGTTGATTGGGTCTCTAAGTGAAAACAAATTGGAACAGATTGTCATGGACGTGGGCTGTCGGAGTGGATTGCTGAGCATGATGAGCGTGGATGCTGGAGCTTTTAAGGTCATAGCTGTGGGAAGTCATGAAAGTGCCATGTGTGTGAAGGATGTCTTGGCAGCGAAGGACAATGGCGAGAAGTTGGACGTATTCGAGTTTGTCGAGGGCGACATTGATGCGATCCGGCTGCCGGGTGGCTTGAAAAAGGTGGATATCATAGTGTCGGAGTGGCTGGGGTAAATAGCACCATTGAATTCATGATAATTTCTGTGCAATATCGTTCTTTACTTTTCAGTCACTCCATATTTGTCGAATCACTCTTCAATGAAGTTATCTATGCCCGGACTGTCTATCTAAGAAAGGGCGGACTTATCATTCCCAATAAAGTGGTCCTAATGGCCAGTGGAATGGAATACTGTTTTAGGCCCGAAAACGATGCGGAACCAGTAACCGTAGTCGACGACTACGTGAGCGGTGACCGGATATGTACAGACCAAGCTTTCATTAAGGAGGTTGATCTTAACAATGCCAATATAGATGACGATACCTTCAGGGCTAAGTTCCAGCTGAAAGGCTTGAAGAAGTGCCGACTGGGAGCGGTGGTTCTCCACATGGAAGTGGGTTTTACTCGTCCGGATGGTCGGACGAAAGCTATCTTCTCCACAAGCCCAGATTTTCCTCCCACCTATTTGAGGCAAACCGTCCTATTCGTAGACGGAGTGGTAGAGGTGGACTCGGAAGAGATCTTAGATGGAACATTTGGCATGTATCGAAACGAAAGGGAAGCTCGTAAGGTTCAGTATTCCCTTACCTTTCCGAAGTACGATGGAGAATCTTCATCTGATTCCGATTCTGATGAATCGATGAAGTCTGAGGAATCGATGAAGCCTGATACTACGGAATCGTCAGACCCAGACGTGCAGATTGGAAATGGGTCTTCGGATGAGACTAAGGAGTCTGAGGAGGACGCTGCGAATGGAACTGAAATTGCAACTGAGAATGGGTCTGAGTATCAGCCTAAGGATCAGGCTGAGCCTCAACCTGATTTTCAGCCTGAGTATCAACCTGAATATCATCCTGAGTATCAGCCTGAGTATC
The Drosophila bipectinata strain 14024-0381.07 chromosome 3R, DbipHiC1v2, whole genome shotgun sequence DNA segment above includes these coding regions:
- the Art9 gene encoding protein arginine N-methyltransferase 1 — its product is MDLDPDLIWQMGDSMLMDLNTTNAYNRLLNRCKKIFKDKIVMDVGCRSGLLSMMSVDAGAFKVIAVGSHESAMCVKDVLAAKDNGEKLDVFEFVEGDIDAIRLPGGLKKVDIIVSEWLGHSIFVESLFNEVIYARTVYLRKGGLIIPNKVVLMASGMEYCFRPENDAEPVTVVDDYVSGDRICTDQAFIKEVDLNNANIDDDTFRAKFQLKGLKKCRLGAVVLHMEVGFTRPDGRTKAIFSTSPDFPPTYLRQTVLFVDGVVEVDSEEILDGTFGMYRNEREARKVQYSLTFPKYDGESSSDSDSDESMKSEESMKPDTTESSDPDVQIGNGSSDETKESEEDAANGTEIATENGSEYQPKDQAEPQPDFQPEYQPEYHPEYQPEYQTENHPKYQPKYLPEYCPEYLLEYHTEYKSKNESKNMIQDMEQPNTEPKFTSMDNLVPQQMPLEEFKALFKAPGFYVERDPSEFL